CTCAGCTTTCCGGGGCAGATAATATAATTGCATTGACAACAACTAGATACAAAGCTCAACCCCATAATACGTGGACCTGGTGCTGCTGCTGAAGTCACTGCTGGCGAAGTCTTCAGTGACCTGTTGCGGCTTGCTTCATACCTTGGTGCCCCGTCATATGGGGGGAAGCCCGCAGCCCGAAGATTGAAATATGGTGTAACACAGCCCGAGTTGTGTACCTTTTTGAGATGCGGATCTGTTGTGGCTCCTGAGAAGTGTAAGTGTAGCTTTTTGATATGAGGAATAGTTATTACCTGCTAGGGATTTGGGGGTATATAGTTTTCGTTCATTCGGGAGTGTTTAAGCGGAGCACGTTATTTGTCTCCTGAAACCCTCTCAAATCCTTTATGTACGGAactaaaaagagaaataataataatcatggTTTTCAATACGTGACCCTGATTGTGTTTAAAGCAGTACTTTGACATTTACTGAGATAAACGAGCTACTCCTCTCAGTTGATCTTAGGACTGAGGTAAAACTTTGGATCTCTGAAAAACCTTGAAAGCACTTGTGCCTTGTCAGCTGAGAGGTCTGTGTTTTCCATAATGTGCTCATTTGATGCTTTGGCAATTCCTTCGATCGATCTGATAGCCTGGTTAAGCTGAACAAATTACCCAGAATAAGAAACCAACGTATGATTATACAAATCAATTTCGTTGATTAGGATGAGATAAGTACCGCATTTGCATCATGATTGTCGATGCCCGGAATGGCTGTGATCACTTTTTGAAATATGCCTGGTGTTTGCACCGTTTGCTTCCTCTTCTCCAACAAAATTGAACAAAATGGGGATGTTTTGAGGTCCTAACTCCTAAAAACCAAAGCATTCTACATAAATACGGTCAAAATTCACACTAACCTCAGCCTTCAATTTTGTTGTGGCATCCCCTCGCTTGCACACTGTAATCAGTGTTTGCTTAAGAGTCTTAGACAAATTACTTGGAAAACAATTCATGAAtaaggtaagtgagccttgggCAAGATTTTATTACCCCCACGAGAATGAGCTATTTTCGTTATCTTCTCGAACCCCATTTCCAAGTCCTTAACCAGAACGAATGTTGGCTTGCCCAGTTCCATCCCAAATCTTCACAGATTTAAAAACCATTTGTATCGTTTTGACATATCAAAAATCAATTGGACAGAAGTTTCTTTCGAGTTTTGACAAAGCTCACTTGAAGTAAGAACGAACAAACAAATCGTTTTGCTCCTTGGTTGGGAGCGTGATGACAACGTATAGATTTGCAAATTGCAGCTTCAGCTTCTGAACTCTGTACAAATAATAAAATTGATCACGTCAAACACAAAACACAAGCACACACGCATGCAAGAGGCAccgaaaaacaaaagcaattaACTTGTTCACCTGCCGAAGAATTGCGAGATGGTACCGGAATCCAAGCTAGTCATGAAAATGAATGCCACAGATGAACCCCCACAGTTGAAAATGAAGTCCTGCAGTGCAAATCCAACCATCAGATgcaccaaaattattttcttttcagttcttTTGTCCTTTTAACATGAGATCACATGAttaaattgaaggaaattacgGGGGTAATTGGGACAAAGTTGAGGCGGAAAGAGTTTGCGGCGAGGAAAGTGGAGACGAAGTTGATGAAGGATGGATGTTGTTCGTCCCTCCATGTATTGCTCATCATACaaaccccaccaccaccacctgcaATCACAATCCAACATTTAAGATTTCTTCACTCCATTAATCCTACCATTTCCAGCACAAATCAATCGTAATCTTTCTAATCGAAATTCTAATCAAATAGTTAACCGAAACAATAAAATTCTCCAGAATTTGTATCAAACAGATAATTGCTCCACTGGAAAATGATCGAATTCAGACTAATTCAAATTAAGAACTCAGTTTCTAAATTTTCCGAGGAAAAATGAGAGGGGTGAATTGATGAATCGGTGAAAAGTAAAAGGAAAAGTACCTGAATTCATGGATTTTTGTGGAAATTGAGCTGTTTCTTTCACGTTCGCCATTCCCAGAGCTCCCAGAGAGAGAGAATCGGGAGAGAGCCAAGGGAGATTCGAACGAAGCGGGAAAACTAAGGCGGTTTGTAATGTGGAACTGTTTTTCAAATATTAACTGCGGTAGTTGTCTATATTTACGAAAAGTGCCACAAGAAAATGGGCCAGCCCCATATCATATTCAGCCCAAATTTCCAACGACTTGTCCTGCTTCGTCTCTTCTTTTCTCACTCGAGAGACGTTCAGAGAGAGATAATGGAGTCCTCAAATTCGCCTTCCAAACGCCTTTTGTTCGACCGCCATTACGGTTGGGTGTAAGTAggcctgtaaacgggtcggatttattgggtttgggtcgggtttaacccgacccgttaagctaacgggtcacccaaacccaacccgttaagctaacgggtcacccaaacccaacccgttaagttaacgggtcttaacgggtcacccatTTCACCcgttactgttttttttttttttttttttggttttttttggtttttttgttttttttgtgtttttttttacacatttcATTCAATGCAAAAATCCGGCAGAGGATGCAATGCAATTCATGAGCCAACATGGAATGACAGATTACaattaaaagtgcttttgctCGACTAAGTGGTACCAAGCGCATGCCCTCACCTCAAGTTGCTCATGTAGCCATTATAACAGAACGCTATTATAATGGGAAAGTGCTTTTGCTCGATTAATTTAAAACAGCGCTCTTTAGTGCAGTAAAAAGAGCACAAGTACAAGTTCTACTATAGGTAATGTCTAATGCCCTATTAAAACAGATACATGCTTCAACTTCTTGTAGCCCTTCCTCACCCAGACAATGTACGTGTGGCAATCATTTTCCAACTACACTTCACTCATCACCTATATAATTGCTTGGTTGATCCTCCCAAGCCAAAGTTAGCAGCATTCTAATTAGCTTCCACCTGCAATAATAAAGAACACAACAATAAGAAAAATGGAGAAATGCTGAACGAGAAGAGTCATTTTCCAACTACACTTCACTCATCACCTATATAGCCTTTAACACACTATGCCTTAGCTTAACTGGAGCATTGTCTTTAAAAGAACAAGTTAAAAAACATACCATACTTAATCAAGACTAATACTACTGGAGCATTGTCCCGAGTTTTCGTTAAGGCTCATGTCAAAAATTTCTTCAGTAAGTTCTTCCAAGTCAGCACCCTCTTTCTCTAAAGCtaaacataaaaagaaaaagggaaaaacaattataaactattatataagcaaaaacaaaaaaaatacaaagaaatatGAAATTTACCTTCTTTGCCAAAAAGCCAATCTCTAGTACATAGCAAGGCTTGAACGGTTTCAGGCAACAAAGAACTTCGATATTGATCAAGCACCCTACCACTAATACTAAATGCTGATTCCGAGGCAGCAGTTGAGATAGGAATTGTTAACACATCAGAAGCCATACGAGAAAGTACGGGATAACGAAATTGCTCCAGTTTCCACCATGAAAGAATATCCAACTCTTGTTTTCTATCGAGTCTCTTTCCTTCAACATATAGATGTAATTCAGTTTTTTCAACTGAAGTTGACCCATCTTGATAAATATTATCAAATTCCtacatataaaaacaaaatagaaacaaagATCAACGTACAATATAAAGATGCatataaaaagtataaaaagaggaataacaaatataaatactACCTCAAAAAGTTTGTCTCCAACTTTTATTTGAGTAGGAGTTTGATTAACCGGGTTGGATACAAGAAGATGAGAGAACTTGTCCATGTAACAACCAAAGAGTGCAAACAATGTGTCACTAACATCCTTCAACTCTCTCGACTCCTTACCATAAAGTTTGTCATAACCCCACTCTACAAATTGCAATTTATAGCGAGGATCAAGAATCACTGCAATGGCAAGGATCAAACTATACTCTGACCAATACTTTTCAAACTTCAGATTCATATAACTCCCCATCCGTCTCATGAAATCATCACAATCTTCCATGGCATCTTGAATACAATAATGGACTTTGAACACTTTTGGGAAAAACAAGTTTGATGTAGGGTAATTTGTTCCGGAAAATAAGCAAGTAACTTCATAAAAATACCCCAAGAAATTGGAAATCTTCTCTATTTTATCCCACTCTTCCAAGGAAGGACATGAACTAAAATTAGAATCAACAAGTGCCAAATTGAGAAAAGCACGACGATAGAAAATGGCACTATCAAGCATTGTATATGTCGAATTACATCTAGTAGGCACATCTTGTCTCAACCCTCTTTTACTACCTGCCAACCCTACTTGTGCAACGCAAgcaaaaaacttattttttctCCCTTCTGAACACTTTATATATTTGATGCACTCACGAACTTTCGTCACTGATCCATCAATTTCCTTTAGTCCATCTTGGACTATCAAGTTTAGAATGTGAGCACAGCAACGAACATGGAAGAACTTTCCATCCATTAATAGCAAACCTCTAAAAtttaattgtttcttcaataACTCAACAGAACAATCATTTGCAGAGGCATTATCCAAAGTAATGGAAAACAGTTTGTTTTCAATCCCCCACTCAACTAATAAGGCGTTAATTTTTTCAGACAAAGCAATCCCGGTATGTGGAGGAGGCATGcgacaaaaatttaaaattctttTGTGCATTTTCCATTCTTTGTCAACAAAGTGAGCTGTGAGTGTGAGATATCCATCAGTTGTAGCAGAAGACCATAGGTCAGATGTCAAACAAATTCTTCCCTCAACTGTATTTAACCAATCTCGAAGTCTTATCTTTTCATCTTCAAACATCCTCAACACATGTTTCTTAACTGTATTTCTACAGGGCAGTTTGATATCAGGAGATATGTATTTAAACAAAGTTCTAATGCCCTCGTATTCAACAAACCTAAAAGGCAAATCATGCTTAACTATAGCCTCAATCAATAGCTCACAAAAACTAATATGGTTAAACTGAGGAGAACGCAAtccaacttgagattttttcatATCAATGTGATGTTTTTTACTACACGTATCCATATGATTCAATAAGTTTTTCGTCCCACAATTACTATCACATACGTAAACTATCCCACAGTTTTTACACTTCGCATGTTGTTTATTATCAGGACCAATAGGCAATTCTTCAAACAAAGTCCAAACACGGGATCTCTTTTGACGTATCTTACCTACTCGCATACCTTTAGCCTTTCTCTTTGAAGGACTTGGTGCACTTATTGTACCTTGCGTATCACTTAGATTGAATGTTGACATTTCCATAGCCTCAGTGTTCTCTTCATCAATATCCATCTGCACTAACCATAAATGAAAAGACGTGAATGAAAGATGCAGAATTTGACTGAACCAATGACAAATTTCACAGCTTCAGAAACAAACCAAATCATAATTCAGACCCAAAATTACATAACAAATCAGAAGTCCTTGAAACATGAGCGAAGTATGAATAGTAAACCTCTCAAATTATGGCTTAAGCCTACAGCAGAGCAAATCTCTCAAAATGATTATGAAAGCAGCGGTTTATGATACATAACAGAGCTGCCTTGGGACACAGACTACCAATATAAGAATAGTACTCCAAAATGAAAAACTGACGATACTAAAAAATTTGTCTAACAAATAAACACCCATAAGAAATTAGGAATCATGTGAGGCGTAAAGCATACAAAGACCCGAGTCCTGAGTTTCTCCATTTATGCATGAGTAAGAACTAAGAAGCTACTGAAACTGAGCTTAGGTAAGAAGCATCCTAAGAGAAATAACTTCTCGGCCATTTATTGCTCTCAAGAGTAAAGGCACGAGAACAATCAGAAGGGCCGGTGATCAGAAATATGAAAGTGTTCTTACATAAACACATACGAGAAACATAAAAGTTTCTGAGCATCACAATTACAATCAATATACAACCAAGAAGGTTGCATAGGAAAACTTGTACAATACTTTCCTTTTGTATCCTTCTTGATCTCATCTTTACTAAAAAGATGTCATTGACCGAACTTTCCTTACCTTTACACAATCCTAACATAAATCGAATTAATACAAATCACCGTTGGATCTAATTCATGTGGATATGATTTCATACTATAAACAGACTCTCGAGTTATAAGTTAATAGCACAAAAGATACATAGGTAGACAGTATTCAGAAACTATGAGATGCCACGGAATTATCTAAAGATAGGACAGAGGAATTCATTTCCGGGAAACCGAAAAAATTCTATAAGCTGAGGCAACTTACAATTCAGATTACCAATTTGAAACTTTCATAATACATACATCACAACAGAAATCCAGCTCATCTGTGTGCTATTTTTTATTTCGAATGTACAAGAAACAAAGAACCATATCCCAACAAAAATCTAATCCCTTTTCTTTTGTACATAAAACTATCCCAACAGAAGTCCTTGAAGCAGACTGGACTAAGTTCCATCTCTTTAGCTCGAACCTCTTGACCCATATGTCTAAACTATCTTTGTCCCTTAAGTCTTTAGTTCCTTCTAAACCATCCCAACTGCTCATCGGAACACGTCTATCATTTCTGTACAGTCTCTAGCGACACAGAGACTTACCAGAGAGAGAGTGATGGAGTCCACCTAAAAAAACCCAATATCCAAAacacaacaaacaaaaaaaaccctgAAAAGGGTCGAATCTAATCTGCAGAGTCCACCTAAAATCGAATCTAATCTGAGAAAAAATAGATGAATCTAATATGCAGAATCGAAGCTTACCAGAGAGAGAGTGATGGAGTTCAGTAAGATTTTTTAGGGAAGAAGATGAGGCAGCGAACGGCGTGCGATCTCTCAATCTCAGAGAGCAACGAACGGCGCGCGAGCGAGGTAGCGACGAGCAACTCTTAGTCTCAGAGAGCAAGGAACGGCGTGCAAGGGAGGCAGCGACAAGCTACCAGCGAGAGACCTAGTAGGAACCTGAGGGTTTTGAAATCtattgaaattacacaaaaatccttactaacgggtgttaacgggtggTTAATGGGTTTCGCGGGTTCACCCAAACTGACCTGTTATTTAACGGGTGATTAACGGGTTGACCCGTTAACCACCCGACCCGTTAACCACCCACCCAAATACTAAttttaacgggttgggtcgggtcgggttaacgggttgggttaaAAATGACAGGCCTAGGtgtaagtctctctctctctctctctcaacgtAATTAATTAAGCGTGAAATAATTAGGATTAATTTTTAAGAATTGATGAATGGAAAGACTCATCAGAGGAAGCTCTTGCTGGTGGCCGAGGGatgtaagtttttttatttttctctctctctcaacgtAATTAATTAAGCGTGAAATAATTAGGATTAATTTTTAAGAATTGATGAATGGAAAGACTCATCAGAGGAAGCTCTTGCTGGTGGCCGAGGGatgtaagtttttttattttttattgttttgaaatATTTGAGTTTGAACAAAAACCCCACTGGTTGGTTAGCgacaaggtctaaaatatcgataatatcctgatatttccatcgaaattttcgtgtttttggattaccgatatttccgatatcatcgatattttagaccttgattggaactctatgtggtactaagtcactcatgtatcttaccatgcaatgtataaagtgtaaagtaTTGTACtacttcattatatataaatgattttggtgtgtttaaacttctttaattaattactacatattttctacgctcacaatgtttgtcagctcactatataataaacttaaatcagttaaatccatcatgcaatgcatttttgATAACaattttaccacttgtaaaacaaagggttaaaccatagaaaattcttgcaagagaacaagcaTTGTTGTATAGAATGGCTTaagcaaggtcgatctcctcagggactggtataaacaatttatgagcttttgtgtatttaacttagTTAACTCTAAGAACTACACTAATTCAACAAAACTAAATACTATTGTACGTGacttaaacaaacatttaaaaagGGAAATGGCTTATAGAAATAATGattcaactaaacaaaacaagtaaatgaggaaattcaagataaaataaatgattgaagaaaaatagattgacaatatactagagttcaacctttaccaacaacactcctacgtaGCTCTTCCAATTGCTTAAGTAATCGAAAACAcatatgctttgaaggttgggttttccttgtgtatgttttacttgtgacattcaagttaaaacgcataccactacatgcaatttatccatgacatttggattaaatataaacataaatgattcattaatcttgatgaaaatcattttgttaaaccatgtaatccctaagagtatgatatttaccttaggagaaattacaatcctcaatcacaagaagcataaccaattttaacgtgaaatttgttcaaaattgcatccaatgacttttctaagcatcctaatggtgatcaatcatcaagacacatagatagtttaatttagagattgaaaatatcaaagcaagcatgtaacaacacttaagcaattgaaagagaaatctacgtaatcatgttgcgactcatggcctcactctagtgaaaagaaattagttacacataattatttgaatacataagaaattatccatgAAGAATCAAAGAAGGAAAACAACCCTTTTTACAAAACAAGCTCTCCGATCTTCTCCTCCTTTTTCTGCTATGTtgctctctgcaactctctaCTCTGTAAGTCTAATGAGAGCTGCACACCTTTATTTTCTACTGCAATGAATACTCATCTGCTGCTCCATTCTGTCCGTCCTCCACTCTGTCTTCCCCTCCTCCTTTCGTGTATTGCCTTCAATTATTGCCTTCAACAAAAGGCAATAATTGCCAAAACCAACCAAAGCTACAAGTGGAAGACCAACCAAACTCCACTTCATAGTGGGCACCCCATGTTCTCCTCTTTTCTACCatcttttctttcctctttccgGAAATGCCGTGTGTTCCCTCcacacttttattttattttatttttttcttctctttctttcccaCTTCCATGTGCTCCTCCCTTCATCCTCACTCTCCCACTTTGCTTTCTGATTTCTTTTTCAAACACCACCCGTGGAGACAAGCTCCACTtccaattcttttgtttgtttttattatttccttttctcctttttgcttgaaattgatcctaaagcaaatttaactgcacactaacacaaggtaaggtaaaatgcaaccattttaacacaaaaacatcacaaagactttagaaatggatggtataaatgcatgaaatatatgagtgatcaaataccctcaaacttacatttttgctagtcctctagcaaaacaaaacacaaaacaaaaccactcaACTAAGACTAGATTCAACAACTTAGTAGCCAACTTCTCAATTTCGATTTCAGAGATAAGTGCTAACCATGAAACAAACAGCCAAGAACTAAGCAACAAGAGCTCAAAACATCATCCAATAATTaaccaaatttccttcaaaCAAAACGTTGAAATGTCATGTGTGAGCTAGCCATGTCAATGCAATTCCAAGCTCctttaaatcatcatatgcaaacatgtgagcttctcacaagacatacgctcattcactcataagttttggttaatgtgtttcactcaagtgatctcattgtacatgccgccatatgcttgcttgtccacctaactcgctatcaatatttaagtaataccttggatcaataggactttattacggttgtaatggggctaaaggtgataggctaatgaaagaaaggatatggaaataaaaatttttgagaaagtacactttagtagttttccaacacctcaatatcacaccacctcaaattgaaagcaaaataataaaaccttGAGCACCTGTTACTCCCCAAATTCAActtcaaaaggaaatttataTTCCGCAGACacattttcaacaaatcaacactctcccattcccttttttttttttttttaaagaaacaaaTCTGCAAAGCTATGCATAAATCTGCAAAAGCTACATCAGccatcaaattcacatttcattgtAATACACATGCTCCATCTATCTTTCTACATAAATGAAACCCCCAAGAGCACAACCCATgtaatactttctcaaaacaataaggaatcGATTTCTGTGTATGGGCTCAACTCCAATATCGGAGCAAGGTAAAGAGATGTGTCTAACAAAGAAATAGCTTAGTTAAAGGCTCAATGGGCTACTACGGATAAACATAGCATATAAGGTATGCACAAAaggctcaaacgatccaaagatggtctatatcacttccaagttattacatgaattgattaatgaatcgtgaagtataaagcaagttctagagatacatGTACAGTGAGATCATACGCACAAGAAGGAATGAGATTGATGCATAATGGTTCAATCAtgtataggctcaaaaactcacaaggtttacataatctcacatgattcacatatgaaacgctaaatcatgctcaagtttcacattgacaagactaggcacatttatttttcaagttgattgctggaaatcacagttaacacaaagacaacgaaaagaacttagacttcttgaaagtaagaaggaaattaagatcaaatctcatcattgaattgagaagtagctacaaacaataacaaaaatgcaaattgtttaaaaaaaaaaaaaaaaagaagtaaactaacgaaatatatttccacccccaaacttaattataacattgtccccaatgataatgaaaggaattttgaacaataagacataaaaatggaaggaaagaaatacaaaatgaaataaagacacataaagaaaaggaaagaacacaccAATTTGTGTAGGCGAGGAGAGCAACagtaaaaatgcatttttttttccatggtAGAATTCCAAATCATCCCCAAACTTGTTTCAACACGTCCCATTATGCATAACAAATGTGTGAATAACCCGTGGGATTAAGAAACTTTTCAAGAAGTTGTTGTAGAGACTGCAAAATCATTACCTGCATAAGGGAGCAAAAGTAGGACTTAAACACAAACtagaaaacaagagaaaaacagaacaagaacatttaaaattattcaaacaaaagatgaaagatagaaaacttgggttgcctcccaagaagcgctttagTTACTGTCTAGAGCTAGACATTCTGTTAGCAGTTTGATTCAAATAACAGGTTCCTTCAAAGTGATGGAATCCTTAGCAAGATCGTATGGAGACTCCTTGTATAACTTCAAGCGATGCCCATTAACTTTGAAGATAAAACCAGTTTGCATGTTTTGGATATCCACAGCCCCATGAAGATGGACCTGTACAACAAGATATGGACCATTCCAATGTGATTTGAGCTTTCCTGGGAATAGTTTTAGTCTCAAATTAAAAAGCAAAACCTTCTGACTCGGTTGAAACTCTTTACGAAGGATGTGAGCATCATGAAATTTCTTGGTCTTATCCTTGTAAATCTTTGCATTCTCATAAGCATCATTCCTTATTTCTTCCAGTTCATTCAATTGCAGCTTCCGCTTTTCTCCATCTACCTGGTAGTCAAAATTGAGGTGCTTAATAGCCCATTATGCCTTGTGCTCAAGTTCCATAGGCAGATGGCAAGCTTTCCCATACACCAAACGAAAATGAGACATCCCAATTGGTGTCTTATAAGCTGTCCTATATGCCCACAAAGCATCAGTAAGCTTTAAACTCCAATCTTTTCGAGATGAACTGACAGTTTTCTCAAGAATCCTCTTGAGCTCACGATTAGATACTTCAACTTGTCTAGATGTCTATGGATGGTATGGGGTGGCTATGCGATGGTGAATATGATACTTGGCACAAAGGGCAGCCATGGTGCGATTTAAGAAATGCGTACCTTCGTCACTGATGATAGCACAAGGTACTCCAAATCGGGGAAAAATAGTATTCTGCAAGAAACCTAACACCACAGAACTTTTGCATGTTGGAGAAGCTATTGCCTCCACCCACTTAGAGACATAATCAATCGCCACCAAGATGTAGAGATTGCCATGTGAAGAAGGGAAAGGTCCCATGAAGTCTATACCCCAGACATCAAATAGCTCAATCACCAAAAAACTTTGTTGGGGCATCTCATTTCTTTGAGAAAGATTGCCAACtctttgacacttatcacaagcCTGGCACCATAGGTAAGCATCTTTGAATAAAGATGGCCAAAAGAAACCACTCTGTAAGATCTTGGCCGCAGTCCTTCTTGGTCCAAaatgaccaccacatgcataatGATGAGCAAACTTCAAAATGCTTTCTTGTTCTTCTAAGGGGACACACCGACGAATGATTTGATCTTGGTAATGCTTGAACAGGTATGGCTCATCCCAAAAGTA
This genomic interval from Malus domestica chromosome 05, GDT2T_hap1 contains the following:
- the LOC139196308 gene encoding protein PARTING DANCERS-like; the encoded protein is MANVKETAQFPQKSMNSGGGGGVCMMSNTWRDEQHPSFINFVSTFLAANSFRLNFVPITPDFIFNCGGSSVAFIFMTSLDSGTISQFFGRVQKLKLQFANLYVVITLPTKEQNDLFVRSYFKFGMELGKPTFVLVKDLEMGFEKITKIAHSRGVCKRGDATTKLKAERKQTVQTPGIFQKVITAIPGIDNHDANALNQAIRSIEGIAKASNEHIMENTDLSADKAQVLSRFFRDPKFYLSPKIN